One Fusobacterium ulcerans DNA segment encodes these proteins:
- a CDS encoding BglG family transcription antiterminator, whose product MIGIKEENLLKEISIKPRTLEELSKLMNLSERSIRYKIKDLNDFLKDEKIEIEVILKKNIVEMIGDLNLLDKITFSKFNSYIFSQDERLEVLTNMLFFSEKKFQIEEYQDLVGISESTFKKDWKLLREKFDDLDIKIINRKYYTALEADEENIRNNLLKNIVKYKINSNNLILTNKIINMFIDNYFKEINFNDLENLLEEISRKLNITMSDDAYNIIKFNLAIALKRIEQSPLDIKNIKNIEFLKSTEEYKLVSRVLEDFNSSFRKKSNLSEILNMTEYLLGSHSYNFKYSFYENWIHIESIIDKLIKSIGEDLEVNFQKDSELFEGVLNHIKPMIYRIRKGIKLENTITREIIEESPKIFLSLKKNIGILENFIKCKVDDDELSYLCVFFKLALKKHYPNSIPRAIIVCSFGYGISRVLEARLKDKFNISIIETLPQNKLTEEKIIEDEIDLIITTTSLENANLSVPVLKVSPLLGAEDIELLKKYGLKDLKVSEYYSSLMNIINKNCDIRNEEELKREISILLGLNMGNKLNMGEENKEFIDFINMKNIKVMEEISSFEEGIKIAGEMLIESGYITEDYIKSCIKAFNDQGAYMIIGGNTVLPHSDNFKSVIKTGYSFLKLKKPIIVEQDDENLLNIENIILLASSDGKNHRNSLLDLKNMIDKYKLEKSIHNCKTEKELLKKLTDVNSKKNGGQL is encoded by the coding sequence ATGATAGGGATAAAAGAAGAAAATTTATTAAAAGAAATTTCTATTAAACCAAGGACTTTGGAGGAATTATCAAAACTTATGAATTTATCTGAAAGATCAATAAGATATAAAATCAAAGATTTGAATGATTTTCTTAAAGATGAAAAAATTGAAATAGAAGTTATTCTAAAAAAGAATATAGTAGAAATGATTGGAGATTTGAATCTTTTAGATAAAATTACATTTTCAAAGTTTAATTCATATATTTTTTCTCAAGATGAAAGATTAGAAGTACTCACAAATATGCTGTTCTTTAGTGAAAAAAAATTCCAGATAGAAGAATATCAAGATTTGGTAGGAATAAGTGAGTCTACTTTTAAAAAAGACTGGAAACTATTGAGAGAGAAATTTGATGATTTAGATATAAAAATAATCAATCGTAAATATTATACAGCCTTGGAAGCAGATGAGGAAAATATAAGAAATAACCTTCTTAAAAATATTGTTAAATATAAAATAAATTCAAATAATCTTATTTTAACCAATAAAATAATTAATATGTTTATTGATAATTATTTTAAAGAAATCAATTTTAATGATTTAGAAAATCTGTTGGAAGAAATATCAAGAAAATTAAATATAACTATGTCAGATGATGCATATAATATAATAAAATTTAATCTTGCAATAGCTTTAAAGAGGATAGAACAGTCACCACTAGATATAAAAAATATAAAGAATATTGAATTTTTAAAAAGTACTGAGGAATATAAGTTAGTAAGCAGAGTTTTAGAAGATTTTAACAGCTCATTCAGGAAAAAAAGTAATCTTTCAGAAATATTGAATATGACTGAATATTTGCTAGGAAGCCACTCATATAATTTTAAGTATTCTTTCTATGAAAACTGGATACATATAGAATCTATCATAGATAAGTTGATAAAAAGTATAGGAGAAGACTTAGAAGTAAATTTTCAAAAGGATTCTGAATTATTTGAAGGAGTTTTAAATCATATAAAGCCAATGATTTATAGAATAAGAAAAGGGATAAAATTAGAAAATACTATTACAAGGGAAATTATAGAAGAGTCACCTAAAATATTTTTATCACTTAAAAAGAATATTGGAATTTTAGAAAACTTTATAAAATGTAAAGTAGACGATGATGAATTGAGCTATCTATGTGTTTTCTTTAAACTGGCATTGAAAAAACATTATCCTAATTCAATACCTAGAGCAATAATAGTATGCAGCTTTGGTTATGGAATATCAAGAGTACTTGAAGCAAGACTAAAGGATAAATTCAATATTTCAATTATAGAAACACTTCCTCAAAATAAACTGACAGAAGAAAAAATAATAGAAGATGAAATTGATTTAATAATAACTACTACATCTTTAGAAAATGCAAATCTGAGTGTTCCTGTTTTAAAAGTAAGCCCTCTATTGGGAGCAGAGGATATAGAGCTTTTGAAAAAATATGGACTGAAAGATTTAAAAGTAAGTGAATACTACTCTTCTCTGATGAATATAATAAATAAGAACTGTGATATTAGAAATGAAGAGGAGTTGAAGAGGGAAATATCAATCTTACTAGGGTTAAATATGGGAAATAAGCTGAACATGGGTGAAGAAAATAAAGAATTTATAGATTTTATAAATATGAAAAATATTAAAGTAATGGAAGAAATCAGCAGTTTTGAAGAAGGGATTAAAATTGCTGGAGAAATGTTGATAGAATCAGGATATATAACTGAAGATTATATTAAAAGCTGTATAAAAGCTTTTAATGATCAAGGGGCATATATGATTATTGGAGGAAATACAGTACTGCCTCATTCAGATAATTTTAAAAGTGTAATAAAGACAGGATATAGTTTTCTAAAACTTAAAAAACCAATAATAGTGGAACAAGATGATGAAAATCTTTTGAATATTGAAAATATTATATTGTTAGCAAGTTCAGATGGAAAGAATCATCGTAACTCACTTCTTGATTTAAAAAATATGATAGATAAATATAAACTAGAAAAAAGTATCCATAATTGTAAAACAGAAAAAGAATTGTTAAAGAAATTAACTGATGTGAATAGTAAGAAAAATGGAGGTCAATTATGA
- a CDS encoding tagatose bisphosphate family class II aldolase: protein MKNSKEILLKAQKEGYAVPAFNCHNLETIQVIAETASELKSPVIIAGTPGTFDYAGRDYIQSIIEIAAKKYNVPIIIHLDHHTDINSIKESLELGTKSVMIDASHYSYEENIKIVSDVVKLAHSYGATVEAELGMLGGQEDDLIVDEKDSKYTNPSQAADFVKRTGIDSLAVAIGTAHGLYKEEPKLDFERLKEIREVVDIPLVLHGASGVPEESVRKAISLGITKVNIATELKIPFSNELRKYLIEHPEANDPRKYMADAKKAMADVVREKILMCMSENRY, encoded by the coding sequence ATGAAAAATTCAAAAGAAATACTTTTAAAAGCTCAGAAAGAGGGATATGCAGTTCCAGCTTTCAACTGTCATAATCTTGAAACAATTCAGGTAATTGCAGAAACAGCAAGTGAATTAAAATCCCCAGTTATAATAGCAGGAACTCCTGGGACATTTGATTATGCAGGAAGGGACTATATTCAATCTATAATTGAAATAGCAGCTAAAAAATACAATGTTCCAATAATTATTCATCTTGATCATCATACAGATATCAATAGTATTAAAGAATCTTTAGAACTTGGAACTAAATCTGTAATGATAGATGCTTCTCACTATTCTTATGAAGAAAATATTAAAATAGTAAGTGATGTTGTAAAATTAGCTCATAGCTATGGAGCAACTGTTGAAGCTGAACTAGGTATGCTTGGAGGACAGGAAGATGATTTGATTGTTGATGAAAAAGACAGCAAGTATACTAACCCTTCACAAGCAGCTGACTTTGTAAAGAGAACTGGAATTGATTCTTTGGCAGTAGCAATAGGAACTGCTCATGGATTATATAAAGAAGAACCAAAACTTGATTTTGAAAGATTGAAAGAAATAAGAGAAGTTGTAGATATTCCATTGGTATTGCATGGAGCTTCAGGAGTTCCAGAGGAATCTGTAAGAAAAGCTATATCTTTAGGAATAACAAAAGTTAATATAGCTACTGAATTGAAGATTCCATTTTCAAATGAATTAAGAAAATATTTAATAGAGCACCCAGAAGCAAATGATCCAAGAAAATATATGGCTGATGCCAAAAAAGCTATGGCTGATGTTGTTAGAGAAAAAATATTAATGTGTATGAGTGAAAATAGATATTAA
- the pfkB gene encoding 1-phosphofructokinase: protein MILTITLNPSIDIRYNLAHFNLGEVHRALECEKTAGGKGLNVARVINKLGTDVLTTGFLGGKLGEDLAGKLNNQGIKNDFEKIQGETRNCINILHEQMSTEVLESGPVILEEEWENFKKKFKDLTKQYKFISASGSLPSGLKSSSYCELIKIAKENGCKFFLDTSGQPLKESLDYPPYFIKPNLEELEKLTGKSLKNMDEIVAEAKKLNSSGVNIVAVTLGAKGSLIATENKVFIAKIPKVEILNTVGCGDSFVAGFITGISKDMSLTEAFKLAIGCSISNALLPGTGSINIDIVNELMKKIEITIKE from the coding sequence ATGATACTGACTATTACTCTAAATCCATCTATTGACATTAGATATAATCTTGCACATTTTAATCTTGGGGAAGTTCATAGAGCTTTAGAATGTGAAAAAACAGCTGGAGGAAAGGGACTTAATGTTGCTAGAGTAATTAATAAATTAGGTACTGATGTTCTGACTACTGGCTTTTTAGGTGGAAAGCTTGGAGAAGATCTAGCTGGGAAACTTAATAATCAAGGAATTAAAAATGATTTTGAAAAAATACAGGGGGAAACTAGAAATTGTATAAATATTCTTCATGAACAAATGAGTACTGAAGTTCTTGAAAGCGGCCCAGTAATTCTTGAAGAAGAATGGGAAAATTTTAAAAAGAAATTCAAAGATTTGACAAAACAATATAAATTTATCAGTGCATCTGGCAGTCTCCCTTCAGGACTAAAAAGTTCAAGTTATTGCGAGTTGATAAAAATAGCTAAAGAAAATGGATGTAAATTTTTTCTTGATACCAGTGGACAGCCTCTAAAGGAAAGTTTAGATTATCCTCCATATTTCATAAAACCTAATCTGGAAGAATTAGAAAAACTTACTGGAAAATCTCTTAAAAATATGGATGAAATTGTTGCAGAAGCTAAAAAATTAAATTCCTCTGGAGTAAATATAGTTGCTGTTACTCTTGGAGCAAAGGGCTCTCTTATTGCCACTGAAAACAAAGTATTTATAGCTAAAATTCCTAAGGTAGAAATCTTGAATACTGTCGGCTGTGGAGATTCTTTTGTTGCTGGATTTATTACAGGTATCTCTAAAGACATGTCCTTAACAGAGGCGTTTAAATTAGCAATTGGATGTAGCATTTCAAATGCTTTGCTCCCTGGAACTGGAAGTATAAATATAGATATAGTTAATGAGTTAATGAAAAAAATAGAAATTACTATAAAAGAATAA
- a CDS encoding aldose 1-epimerase family protein, translating to MEVLISNKNLEVKINSFGAELISLKNLDKNIEYMWQKNPQYWNKCSPILFPFVGAIKNNQYFYNGDKYFFFPKHGFARDNEFELLAQQKDCAEFIFRANENTKKIYPFNFNFYIKYILKENSLQIEYKIENLENKKMYFSLGVHPAFNTPLDSNTKYSDYFIEFENQENDDVYFLEDSLFNTDKKKSLLTKNILQLTENIFEDDVLILKNTNSKKVYLKNKNGSFALGFKFEGFKHLAFWNKPNAPYICLEPWNGLPDYKECTGNLEEKADIESIEAKETYTRNIEIEVF from the coding sequence ATGGAAGTTTTAATAAGTAATAAAAATCTTGAAGTAAAAATAAACAGCTTTGGTGCTGAACTAATCAGCTTGAAAAATCTAGATAAGAATATTGAGTATATGTGGCAGAAAAACCCTCAATACTGGAATAAATGTTCTCCTATCCTATTCCCTTTTGTAGGAGCAATAAAAAACAATCAATATTTTTATAATGGAGATAAATATTTCTTTTTTCCTAAGCATGGTTTTGCTAGAGATAACGAATTTGAACTTTTAGCTCAACAAAAAGACTGTGCTGAATTTATTTTTAGAGCAAATGAAAATACTAAAAAAATCTATCCCTTTAATTTTAATTTTTACATAAAGTATATTTTAAAAGAGAATTCTCTTCAAATAGAATACAAAATTGAAAATTTAGAAAATAAAAAGATGTATTTTTCTCTTGGAGTACACCCAGCATTCAATACTCCTCTTGATAGTAATACTAAATATTCTGACTATTTTATTGAATTTGAAAATCAGGAAAATGATGATGTATATTTTCTTGAAGATTCTTTGTTCAATACAGATAAAAAGAAAAGTCTTCTTACTAAAAATATTCTTCAGCTTACTGAAAATATCTTTGAAGATGATGTTCTGATTTTAAAAAATACTAACTCTAAAAAAGTATATTTAAAAAACAAAAATGGTAGTTTTGCTTTAGGTTTTAAATTTGAAGGTTTTAAACATTTAGCATTCTGGAACAAACCAAATGCTCCATATATTTGTCTTGAGCCTTGGAATGGCCTTCCAGATTACAAAGAGTGTACAGGAAATCTTGAAGAAAAAGCAGATATTGAAAGTATTGAAGCTAAAGAAACGTACACAAGAAATATAGAAATTGAAGTTTTTTAA
- a CDS encoding galactitol-1-phosphate 5-dehydrogenase has protein sequence MRAAILEENNVVKIQEIEMPEIKDEDVLVQVKYSGVCGSDIPRLFNNGARFYPIILGHEFSGIVTKVGSKVENIVVGDKVAVAPLEPCMKCSDCIKGHFSQCKHYSFIGSRKQGAWAEYVTVPAKNAVKLPEGVSLKEGAFFEPLTVALHGLSLLDYPVNKKIAILGMGTIGQLVLQCVKSSIQKEITAVDINDEKLEFSIELGADNTYNPLKATGKLNDYDLVIETSGVPENFKKALEIAGNKGNVLFIGTPHGNVEYTPVEFENINRKELTLTGSWMNYSNIFPGEEWEMANSLFKENKVKIDKLIAKLCTLDEFPEVVNKLENKEIQGKVVIEF, from the coding sequence TTGAGAGCAGCAATTTTGGAAGAAAATAATGTTGTAAAGATTCAAGAAATTGAAATGCCAGAAATAAAAGATGAAGATGTTTTAGTACAGGTAAAATATTCTGGAGTATGTGGTTCAGACATACCAAGACTATTTAATAATGGTGCTAGATTTTATCCAATAATACTTGGACATGAATTTTCAGGAATTGTTACAAAGGTAGGAAGTAAAGTTGAAAATATTGTAGTAGGAGATAAAGTAGCAGTGGCTCCTTTAGAACCATGTATGAAATGCAGCGATTGTATAAAAGGGCATTTTTCTCAATGTAAGCATTACTCATTTATAGGGTCGAGAAAACAGGGAGCATGGGCTGAATATGTTACAGTTCCAGCTAAAAATGCAGTAAAACTTCCAGAGGGAGTAAGCTTAAAGGAAGGAGCCTTCTTTGAACCATTGACAGTAGCACTTCATGGATTGAGTCTTTTAGATTATCCAGTTAATAAGAAAATAGCTATTTTAGGAATGGGAACAATAGGACAGCTTGTACTTCAATGTGTGAAATCTTCTATTCAAAAAGAAATTACAGCAGTGGACATAAATGATGAGAAGTTAGAGTTTTCTATAGAACTAGGAGCTGATAACACATACAACCCGCTTAAAGCTACAGGAAAATTAAATGACTATGACTTGGTTATTGAAACTTCAGGAGTGCCAGAAAATTTTAAAAAGGCATTGGAAATAGCAGGAAATAAGGGAAATGTATTGTTTATAGGAACACCTCATGGAAATGTTGAATATACTCCAGTAGAATTTGAAAATATAAATAGAAAAGAATTGACATTAACTGGTTCATGGATGAATTATTCTAATATTTTTCCAGGGGAAGAATGGGAAATGGCAAATTCATTGTTTAAAGAAAATAAAGTAAAAATAGATAAATTAATTGCGAAATTATGTACATTGGATGAATTTCCAGAAGTAGTAAATAAACTTGAAAATAAAGAAATTCAAGGAAAAGTAGTTATAGAGTTTTAA